The Falco cherrug isolate bFalChe1 chromosome 3, bFalChe1.pri, whole genome shotgun sequence genome segment CACTCTCCCCTCAGATCCCACcaaagcctggccagggctcaggGAGGACCTGAGGGAGTTTCCTTTATCTACTGAATTTTGACCACCTGGTTCCAAACAAGGCCAAACAGCTGGATTCATGGCCTTGGTGACCTGCCTCTAAGCAAGGAAGGATGTGCTATCTCTTCACTCACGATTCCAGTTTATCTTCAGCTTCATCTTTCGCTAAGGATCATACATAGTTCACTAAGGATCATGCCTCTTTCACTCATGATAGAATActaaatatatatgtatctcTTCATAACATTCCGTTGGTAGGTTCATCTAAAGGCCAACTTTGGCTGAGGGCCTGTTGCTCAGGCCTCAGTACATCAAGTCTTCACCATTAGAACCTTCAACGAGTTTTAGGGCCTAAACTTACCTCAACTAGCACCTTCACTGGGTTTCAGGAATCTGAATTTCTCCCCCTAACCACGCTAAAACCATACACTGTAATGGCCATAATCCTAGGTAACTTAAATGTCCTAAGCCTACTAACCAACTTAACGCAAAGTATGAAAACTTTCAGGGAAGCCTAAGTAAGGGGAGGGAAGCAGTGTGGAGGGGAAGGGTGTGGGAGagactggaggaaaggagagcagaggaggggagTTGGGGAGGGGTGGtgagggcaggagaggggaggggtggggaactggagaagaaaggagagtaGAGGATAGGGGTGGGGAATGGAtaggagggcaggggaggagaggggtagagagggagaggaaggaagggatgtatggggaggggaggggacgTATGGGGAAcggaggagagaggggaggtgagaggaaaggaggagaggggaggagaggaggccAGGCGAGGTAGAGAGAGGcgaggggaggggtggggagggcaagagtggggaagggaggggaggggggagaagaggagaggggcagggaggagcagggagtggagaggagggaaggggagaggaaaggagtgCGTGGGAGGGGATGtatggggaagggaggagagcagagagtTAAGAGAGGAGAGGTGAGGGGAACCGATGGGATGGAATGtatggggaagggaggggagaggaggcgAGGCGTGGAGGAGAGAGGCGAGGGCAGTgtggaagggaggggaggggatgtaaagggaggggaggaggagagagtaggagaagagagaggaggtgAGAGGAGGTGAGGTGTGAAGatgggtggggagaggaggggaggggaacaGAGGAGAGGAATTAaaaggggagcagaggggaacCGAGGGGAGGGTAGGGTAAGGTAAAGTAAAGTAAAGGAGTGGATGAGAGGAGAGGGGACAGGAGTGGAGCGTggaagggatgggatgggatgggatgggatgggataggaTGGGATG includes the following:
- the LOC129735705 gene encoding uncharacterized protein LOC129735705; the encoded protein is MCAAHPSPPEGQQPSPPHVKTSSLPLPSPPLPSPLIPSPPLSSPVSSTLVPSTPFSPLLRSQFLSCSPPLPCLASPLSSTPLPAYLHSSPPLSSPIHPILSHPIPSHPIPSTLHSCPLSSHPLLYFTLPYPTLPSVPLCSPFNSSPLFPSPPLPTHLHTSPPLTSSLFSYSLLLPSLYIPSPPFHTALASLLHASPPLPSLPHTFHPIGSPHLSSLNSLLSSLPHTSPPTHSFPLPFPPLHSLLLPAPLLFSPLPSLPHSCPPHPSPRLSLPRLASSPPLSSFPLTSPLSSVPHTSPPLPIHPFLPLPLYPSPPLPSYPFPTPILYSPFFSSSPPLPSPALTTPPQLPSSALLSSSLSHTLPLHTASLPLLRLP